The following coding sequences lie in one Panicum virgatum strain AP13 chromosome 6N, P.virgatum_v5, whole genome shotgun sequence genomic window:
- the LOC120678429 gene encoding non-specific lipid-transfer protein C4-like, whose protein sequence is MASAAGMSLLAACLLVVALGVAKAQGGGGVGQCVPQLNRLLACRAYLVPGAPDPSADCCGALSAVSHECACSTMGIISSLPGRCSLAPVNCSA, encoded by the exons ATGGCGTCGGCAGCAGGCATGTCCCTCCTCGCCGCGTGCCTCCTCGTGGTGGCGCTCGGCGTGGCGAaggcgcagggcggcggcggcgtggggcagTGCGTGCCGCAGCTGAACCGGCTCCTGGCGTGCCGCGCGTACCTGGTGCCGGGGGCGCCGGACCCCAGCGCCGACTGCTGCGGCGCGCTGAGCGCCGTGTCGCACGAGTGCGCCTGCAGCACCATGGGCATCATCAGCAGCCTGCCCGGACGATGCAGCCTCGCCCCTGTCAACTGCT CTGCCTGA
- the LOC120679079 gene encoding RHOMBOID-like protein 2, whose translation MATGGETKAPGAGYYQYPASYGGGRADEERRWWPWLVPTVLVACIAVFAAEMFVNDCPRHGSALGGGAGCVASGFLRRFAFQPLRENPLLGPSSATLEKMGALNWAKVVHEHQGWRLISCIWLHAGLVHLVVNMLSLLFIGIRLEQQFGFVRIGVIYLISGFGGSVLSALFLQSNYISVGASGALFGLLGSMLSELIMNWTIYTNKAAAIITLLFIIAINLAIGILPHADNFAHIGGFASGFLLGFVLLARPQFGWMERNELPQTNQPPKYKLYQYVLWVAALMLLVVGFVIILVMLFKGKNGNDSCHWCQYLNCVPTSRWKCNT comes from the exons ATGGCGACCGGCGGCGAGACGAAGGCCCCGGGCGCGGGGTACTACCAGTACCCCGCCTcgtacggcggcggccgcgcggacgaggagcggcggtggtggccgtggCTCGTGCCCACCGTGCTCGTCGCCTGCATCGCGGTCTTCGCCGCCGAGATGTTCGTCAACGACTGCCCGCGCCACGGGagcgcgctcggcggcggcgccgggtgcGTCGCGTCGGGGTTCCTCCGGCGGTTCGCCTTCCAGCCGCTCCGGGAGAACCCGCTCCTCGGGCCCTCCTCCGCCAC CTTGGAGAAGATGGGAGCTCTTAACTGGGCCAAAgtagttcatgagcaccaaggATGGCGCCTCATTAGCTGTATTTGGCTTCATGCTGGCCTAGTCCACCTTGTAGTCAACATGTTAAGCTTGCTATTCATTGGAATCCGACTTGAGCAACAATTTGGGTTTG TGCGCATTGGGGTCATCTACTTGATATCGGGTTTTGGCGGCAGTGTGCTGTCTGCACTCTTCTTACAGAGTAACTACATCTCTGTTGGTGCCTCTGGGGCTTTGTTTGGCCTCCTTGGATCTATGCTCTCAGAGCTTATTATGAACTGGACAATCTATACCAACAAG GCAGCGGCAATCATAACTCTACTTTTCATAATTGCAATTAATTTGGCCATTGGGATATTACCCCATGCTGATAATTTTGCCCACATTGGTGGATTTGCTTCTGGATTTCTTCTTGGATTTGTGTTGTTGGCTAGACCTCAATTTGGTTGGATGGAACGCAACGAGCTACCCCAAACTAATCAACCTCCAAAGTACAAATTGTACCAGTATGTCTTGTGGGTTGCTGCACTCATGTTGCTGGTAGTTGG ATTTGTGATTATCCTGGTGATGCTCTTCAAGGGCAAGAATGGGAACGACAGCTGCCACTGGTGCCAGTACCTGAACTGCGTACCAACATCCAGATGGAAGTGCAACACTTGA
- the LOC120678428 gene encoding plant UBX domain-containing protein 8-like → MARPPQEAIDTFVSITGADEAAAVRVLEEHGNDLNGAVNAYFNEGDRSTTRVNQNPVPASDDDMELDEPLDPMFNRPLFPRALGNPFALLDPGLANITAADIFRRGPQVTHPREVRQIPIEVKDTNTLTGSSGQGPVIEDLTGRESFYGPEVHGTVIVDDDDEDLPSTPSAHDPNIPSSTSRPNHSMPSAPPLVDVSDYNNDIEEQMIRAAIEASKREAEGMTNGLNSGESEKTSRGRGDDELARAVSLSLETAERERALRQEDVADHSPNLSDKEDTEGASEMIQRQGLIGKVGTSEQTVDEENFQDDIGDDDEQPLVRHRYRRVRNRTTDPMESVQMANSPPSSSHPHNVQNDHQHNGGFEEWGGISSEEHDEAVMLEAAMFGGIPEGAPYPFSFPTRGRSTQYPRVARPPSPTLTAQRLLREQQDDEYHAALQADREKELKAVQEAELRRAEEAAAREAALERQKKEEEEKLKKQREEEELESELAAKQASLPKEPLQNDEGAVTVVVRMPDGSRRGRRFLKSDKIQYLFDFIDISRTFKPGTYRLVRSYPRRAFTDGESQMSLSDLGLTSKQEALFLEKISG, encoded by the exons ATGGCGCGGCCGCCGCAGGAGGCGATCGACACCTTCGTCAGCATCACCGGCGccgacgaggccgccgccgtccgcgtgcTCGAG GAACATGGCAACGATCTAAATGGAGCTGTGAATGCTTATTTTAATGAGGGAGATAGGTCAAC CACCAGAGTCAATCAGAATCCTGTACCTGCCAGTGATGATGACATGGAGCTGGATGAACCACTTGATCCCATGTTTAACAGACCTTTGTTCCCTAGAGCTTTGGGCAACCCTTTTGCACTTTTGGATCCAGGTCTTGCCAACATAACTGCTGCTGATATATTTCGAAGGGGACCTCAGGTTACGCATCCTAGGGAGGTGAGGCAGATACCTATTGAAGTTAAGGACACCAATACTCTGACAGGCAGTTCTGGTCAGGGTCCGGTTATTGAGGATCTTACTGGACGTGAATCTTTCTATGGTCCAGAGGTTCATGGGACTGTTAtagttgatgatgatgatgaagatttgCCATCAACACCATCTGCTCATGATCCTAATATCCCAAGCAGCACTTCACGCCCAAACCATTCCATGCCAAGTGCTCCTCCACTGGTTGATGTTAGCGACTATAACAATGATATAGAGGAGCAGATGATCCGGGCAGCAATTGAAGCTTCAAAAAGGGAAGCTGAAGGCATGACAAAT GGTCTAAACAGTGGTGAATCAGAGAAAACATCACGTGGCAGAGGTGATGATGAGCTTGCTCGGGCAGTTTCTTTGTCCTTGGAG ACagcagagcgagagagagcTCTGCGCCAAGAGGATGTAGCAGATCACTCTCCTAATTTATCTGATAAAGAAGACACTGAAGGAGCAAGCGAGATGATTCAAAG GCAAGGACTAATAGGGAAAGTTGGAACCTCTGAGCAAACTGTAGATGAGGAGAACTTCCAAGACGACATCGGAGATGATGACGAACAACCTTTAGTTAGGCATCGCTATAGACGTGTTCGAAACAGAACTACTGATCCGATGGAATCGGTGCAAATGGCCAACAGTCCTCCCTCGAGTTCTCATCCACATAATGTTCAAAATGACCATCAGCATAATGGCGGGTTTGAAGAG TGGGGTGGCATTTCTTCTGAAGAGCATGACGAAGCTGTTATGCTTGAGGCTGCAATGTTTGGTGGGATTCCTGAAGGAGCACCATATCCATTTTCCTTCCCAACCCGTGGAAGGTCAACTCAATATCCCCGAGTAGCACGTCCTCCATCGCCAACGTTAACCGCACAGCGGTTGTTAAGGGAACAACAG GATGATGAGTATCATGCAGCCCTCCAAGCTGATCGAGAAAAAGAGTTGAAGGCTGTGCAGGAGGCTGAGCTCCGCAGGGCAGAGGAAGCTGCAGCAAGAGAAGCTGCTCTTGAAcgtcaaaagaaagaagaggaggagaagctAAAGAAACAACGTGAGGAAGAG GAGTTAGAGTCCGAGCTTGCAGCCAAACAAGCATCACTACCAAAGGAGCCACTACAAAATGATGAGGGGGCAGTTACAGTGGTAGTCCGCATGCCTGATGGTAGTCGCCGAGGACGGCGCTTTCTCAAATCCGACAAGATTCAG TATCTTTTTGATTTCATAGACATCAGCAGGACTTTCAAACCAGGAACTTATAGACTG GTGAGATCTTATCCCAGACGTGCGTTCACTGATGGGGAGAGCCAGATGTCATTGAGCGATCTCGGCCTCACTAGCAAGCAAGAAGCCCTGTTCCTAGAAAAGATTTCAGGCTAG